The Microcystis aeruginosa NIES-843 sequence AAAAGTGCCGTCCTTTGGAGTGATTGGGGGGAAAATCCCTGGACTTTTTCCCTGAAAATTAGGTAATTGACCACCTGAAAATCGGTAAAACCCCACACCCCACACCCCACACCCCACACCCTGCCCCTAGGAAAAGCTTTTTGCCGCAAACCCTAAATAGGATTGATTGGGATTGCTAAGGCTGGACGGGGTGGTTTTCTAAGCTTTTAACCACACTTTGATTCATTTGCCGCACTAATTGACAAAAATGAGCGATCGGTGGTATCTGTAGGCGATCGCTAGTGGTGACAAGGACTACCTGACGGGTGAGACGATGACTAAATTTACCATTGTTAAGATGGGGATTTTCGCTACTAGGGGAAGCAAGAGGACGAATGGCGAGGGTGGCATCGCTACGGGCCTCCATCAGGGCGGATTGGGGCAGAAGAGCGATAATATTACCCTGACGCACCACACCGCGAAAAGCATCGAGGGTGTTTAATTCCATGACGGTTTTCAGGTGGGCATCCTGACGGGAAAACCATTCTTGTACTAATCTTTGCATTCCGTAGCCGTCTTTGAAAACCACTTGCGGATAGGGGATTAATTCTGACCATGGCACTTCTTTGTATTGGGCGAGGGGATGATTAGCGGCCATGAGAATTTCGATCGCTTCTTGGTATAATACCTCGACCACCATCTCCGGGCTAGAGGTGAGAAAACGATTATTCATTACCAACGCCACATCTACTAAACCATCCCGCAGCACTTTTAAAGCGCGATCGCTGCCTAGGGCTGTAACTCTTAACTGAACTTCTGGGTATTCAGCACAAAATTTCGGCAAAATCGGCGGTAAATAGTGGGCGCACACGGAATGAATCGCCGCCACGCACAATTCTGGCTGTTTTCCTGCCTGTAGGTCGGTGATTTCCTCGTGAATATTCGTCCATTCTTGACAAATCCGTTTCGCCCGGGGCAGTAATTTCTCGCCAGCAATGGTTAATTTCGCTTGGGCGGTACGATGAAAAAGAGGTAAGCCCAAATCGGTTTCTAGGGATTGAATCTGGCGGCTGATAGTCGATTGGGTGACTCCACACTGGCGCGCGGCTTGACCAAAATTGCCCGTATCGGCTACGGCTAAAAAGGCTTGCAATTGCTCGATCCGCATTCTTTCTCGTTTTAATTACATTCCGTCATGACCTTATGACGATAACGAATTTTATTCTGACTTTTGGTAGAAATTGCTACCGTTTTCTCAGTTATCAGTTATTTCAGCGGTCAGCCTTGAACTACTTCTCGCTCATAATTGGGCTGTTGAACTGTCTTTTTTCTGGCAGATTCAACAATCCTGATTTCATCAGAATATTTTCTACCTTGCTAGGGATTCCTAGTAATGTAATCTGGGATAAAGTTAAGTAGGTAGGTGTTAAAAGTTGTCAGAGTAACCTTTAGGGTGGTTGGGTTTCGCTTAAACAAGCGACTTGAGCTATTTTCGACCCAGTATTGTTGCGCTCAACCCAACCTACGAGCGATGCGATCGCTGCGCTTTTTTCTGGCTTGAGATTTTGAGTTTTACGGCAACTGCTTGAGTTTTTTTGAATTACCTCTTGACAATCAAGACAGTCGCTACGAGGCGATGCGATCGCACTTATCAACTTCAATCAATGAGTAAGGTGCGTTCCCCAAAATCGATCGGTGCAGTAGTAGGACTGACCTTAGGGAACGCACCCTACGGCTACGGCAATAGCGACCGCATTGCTGTTGCGATCGCTATGAACCTGAGCTAAAACAAGCTACATCACGCGTAGTTTTGCAATCACTGGACGATGATCAGATACACCTGAAGGCAGTGTGATGACCTGATCAACCCTGACATTTTGGCTGACGAAAATGTGGTCAATGGGAATTTTTAGAGCTTGTTTCCAATGATCGAGATGGGATAGCGATCGCGCTTCGTCAGTATAAAACCAGGTTGGATTTAGTCCATGCCCTAGATTGACACTGCGTAATCCTGAGTTAATGATAAAGTTGCGAAAATAAATCGACCAGGAGGTGAGGTTAAAGTCACCCATTATTACGGTAGTGATTGACTGCTGTGCTGCATAGGCTGCCAGGGCCACCATCGCCTGGTTACGATTGATAAAGTTAGGCATGGATATAGGGGCAAGGGGATGGGCAACAACAACCCGAATGGGGTGTCCTGTCACATTAACGCTTGCGAATAGGCTATGGTGGCGGGTTCCCAAGTTGTCAGTCGTCGCCTCTGTAATGGGATAGCGGCTAAATAAACTCAGTCCGCCTCCCGTTGCGCGGTAATAGTAAGGATAAAGATCCTGCACATTGTCTAGT is a genomic window containing:
- a CDS encoding LysR family transcriptional regulator; protein product: MRIEQLQAFLAVADTGNFGQAARQCGVTQSTISRQIQSLETDLGLPLFHRTAQAKLTIAGEKLLPRAKRICQEWTNIHEEITDLQAGKQPELCVAAIHSVCAHYLPPILPKFCAEYPEVQLRVTALGSDRALKVLRDGLVDVALVMNNRFLTSSPEMVVEVLYQEAIEILMAANHPLAQYKEVPWSELIPYPQVVFKDGYGMQRLVQEWFSRQDAHLKTVMELNTLDAFRGVVRQGNIIALLPQSALMEARSDATLAIRPLASPSSENPHLNNGKFSHRLTRQVVLVTTSDRLQIPPIAHFCQLVRQMNQSVVKSLENHPVQP
- a CDS encoding endonuclease/exonuclease/phosphatase family protein yields the protein MLTSILLWSMALSLLLISFTPGVWYKLWFFEIVGTGYLWFAGLTLILLLALFLPKFRPSRWKLMITLAVGLGFYASTIGTWYVPRLRDARTGGFPLTVMTYNVNYQLWETSAVTDLVRANPVDVFGLVEPFKEQAAELLDNVQDLYPYYYRATGGGLSLFSRYPITEATTDNLGTRHHSLFASVNVTGHPIRVVVAHPLAPISMPNFINRNQAMVALAAYAAQQSITTVIMGDFNLTSWSIYFRNFIINSGLRSVNLGHGLNPTWFYTDEARSLSHLDHWKQALKIPIDHIFVSQNVRVDQVITLPSGVSDHRPVIAKLRVM